From one Nonomuraea polychroma genomic stretch:
- a CDS encoding carbohydrate ABC transporter permease, whose amino-acid sequence MSTGRTLRQQEGRAGLVLISPTLIITLVVVVVPLLWAIMLAFQDARLINIRRVGIFGNYTLENFTYVISEPGFWSSLVNTLVYTVAGTALSIVIGLVAALALRDKFAGRTLVRASILIPYVAPVVAVAFLWETMLNPQYGIVNTWLREPIAFLTQARGEFLGIQVPVALLTVIAFEAWRYFPFAFLFILARLQALPAELDEAAVVDGATPTQRFRYVIMPQLWRIIALLSVLRFVFTFTKFDDVYLLTGGGAGTEVVSVRVYNFLTARDDIGASAAQAIVLAVVLVVFLILYLRFFSGGEREQE is encoded by the coding sequence ATGAGCACGGGCCGCACGCTTCGGCAGCAGGAGGGTCGCGCGGGACTCGTGCTGATCTCGCCGACGCTGATCATCACGCTGGTCGTGGTGGTGGTGCCGCTGCTGTGGGCGATCATGCTGGCGTTCCAGGACGCGCGGCTGATCAACATCCGGCGGGTGGGGATCTTCGGCAACTACACGCTGGAGAACTTCACGTACGTGATCTCCGAGCCGGGCTTCTGGTCGTCGCTGGTCAACACGCTCGTCTACACGGTCGCGGGCACGGCGTTGTCGATCGTGATCGGGCTGGTGGCGGCGCTCGCACTGCGTGACAAGTTCGCCGGGCGCACGCTGGTCAGGGCCTCGATCCTGATTCCGTACGTGGCGCCGGTGGTGGCCGTGGCGTTCCTGTGGGAGACGATGCTCAACCCCCAGTACGGCATCGTCAACACGTGGCTGCGCGAGCCCATCGCGTTCCTCACTCAGGCCAGGGGCGAGTTCCTGGGCATCCAGGTGCCCGTGGCGCTGCTGACCGTGATCGCGTTCGAGGCGTGGCGGTATTTCCCGTTCGCGTTCCTGTTCATCCTGGCCAGGCTCCAGGCGCTGCCCGCGGAGCTGGACGAGGCCGCGGTGGTGGACGGGGCCACGCCCACCCAGCGCTTCCGGTACGTGATCATGCCGCAGCTGTGGCGCATCATCGCGTTGCTCTCGGTGCTGCGGTTCGTGTTCACGTTCACCAAGTTCGACGACGTCTACCTGCTGACCGGCGGCGGGGCCGGCACCGAGGTCGTCAGCGTGCGGGTCTACAACTTCCTGACCGCCCGCGACGACATCGGGGCCTCGGCCGCGCAGGCGATCGTCCTGGCAGTTGTGCTCGTCGTGTTCCTCATCCTCTACCTGCGCTTCTTCAGCGGGGGTGAACGTGAGCAGGAGTGA
- a CDS encoding zinc-binding dehydrogenase, with amino-acid sequence MRVITFEEPGHVRVGLESPAELVPGSVRVKTLYSGVSAGTELTAYRGTNPYLSRKWDTERRLFVEGQTHAYPLSGWGYQEVGEVVEAAADVADPPIGALVWGIWGHRAEAVVPAEKLLGHVLPPGADPLTGVFARVGAIALNAVHAADVHLGDQIAIFGQGVIGLLATRLAVLSGARVVAADAIPDRLELARKFGAAETFDIASGSVAEFMRKRVEGADTVIELSGSHLGLHEAIRTVRKGGRVVAAGFYQGDGIGLRLGEEFHHNQVQLVASQIGGVASWLAHRWDVERLQLTFMELVHRGEVDVAELISHVVPVDRAAEAFDLIDKHQSEVLQLVFQFEE; translated from the coding sequence ATGCGCGTCATCACCTTTGAAGAACCAGGCCATGTCCGCGTCGGCCTGGAGTCGCCCGCCGAACTCGTTCCGGGCTCCGTACGCGTGAAAACGCTCTACTCCGGAGTCTCGGCAGGCACCGAACTCACCGCCTATCGCGGAACCAACCCCTACCTCAGCCGAAAGTGGGACACCGAGCGCCGGCTGTTCGTCGAGGGTCAGACGCATGCCTACCCGCTGAGCGGCTGGGGCTACCAGGAGGTCGGCGAGGTGGTGGAGGCGGCGGCCGATGTCGCGGATCCCCCCATCGGCGCTCTCGTGTGGGGCATCTGGGGCCACCGGGCCGAGGCCGTCGTGCCGGCGGAGAAGCTGCTCGGCCACGTGCTGCCGCCCGGCGCCGATCCGCTGACCGGCGTCTTCGCCCGCGTGGGCGCCATCGCGCTCAACGCGGTGCACGCCGCCGACGTGCACCTGGGCGACCAGATCGCGATCTTCGGCCAGGGCGTCATCGGGCTGCTCGCCACCCGCCTGGCCGTGCTCAGCGGCGCCCGGGTGGTTGCCGCCGACGCCATCCCCGACCGGCTCGAGCTGGCCAGGAAGTTCGGCGCCGCCGAGACCTTCGACATCGCCTCGGGCTCGGTCGCCGAGTTCATGCGCAAGCGCGTCGAGGGCGCCGACACCGTCATCGAGCTGAGCGGCAGCCACCTCGGCCTGCACGAGGCCATCAGGACCGTGCGCAAGGGCGGCCGGGTCGTGGCCGCCGGGTTCTACCAGGGTGACGGCATCGGGCTGCGGCTGGGCGAGGAGTTCCACCACAACCAGGTCCAGCTCGTGGCCTCCCAGATCGGCGGTGTCGCCTCGTGGCTGGCACACCGGTGGGACGTCGAGCGCCTGCAGCTCACGTTCATGGAGCTCGTGCACCGGGGCGAGGTCGACGTCGCCGAGCTCATCAGCCACGTCGTCCCCGTCGACCGGGCCGCCGAGGCCTTCGACCTCATCGACAAGCATCAGTCCGAAGTGCTCCAGCTCGTCTTCCAATTCGAGGAGTGA
- a CDS encoding zinc-binding dehydrogenase: MLSIEAPGQVTLIEEKLPDIPEGGFMVATTHSGVSAGTELTYIKGTNPYLTSTWDQALGLFTEGTPSIEYPVRGIGYMQVGLVVETRTRAVCEGAMVAMCYGHRTAYVADPMEDRFVELPDDLDPLLGIYVAHMGPICANGLLHAAHDLHGPAVQQLGDGVRGRRVVIVGAGVVGLLTACFARSGGAAEVVVVDETPARLTVAEALGMNVMAADDDPAVALKRRWRHGPGDRGADVVFQCRGQTRALALALRLLRPQGTLIDLAFYTQGAQEVRLGEEFHHNGLTVRCAQIGRVPRGLAHAWDRERLSHETIALLRQHSGVLRRHLITDVVGFHEAPEFLADLSTGRRQTIQAVLSDDVEEEGG, translated from the coding sequence ATGCTCAGCATTGAGGCGCCTGGGCAGGTGACGCTGATCGAGGAGAAGCTGCCGGACATCCCCGAGGGCGGGTTCATGGTGGCCACCACGCACAGCGGCGTCTCCGCCGGGACGGAGCTGACCTACATCAAGGGCACGAACCCCTATCTGACCTCGACCTGGGACCAGGCGCTCGGCCTGTTCACCGAGGGCACTCCCTCGATCGAGTACCCGGTGCGCGGCATCGGCTACATGCAGGTCGGCCTCGTGGTGGAGACGCGGACGCGGGCCGTGTGCGAGGGCGCGATGGTGGCGATGTGCTACGGGCACCGCACGGCGTACGTGGCGGACCCGATGGAGGACAGGTTCGTCGAGCTGCCCGACGACCTCGACCCGCTACTCGGCATCTACGTCGCCCACATGGGCCCGATCTGCGCCAACGGCCTGCTGCACGCGGCACACGACCTGCACGGACCCGCCGTGCAGCAACTGGGCGACGGCGTGCGCGGCCGCCGGGTGGTGATCGTGGGCGCGGGCGTGGTCGGCCTGCTGACCGCCTGCTTCGCCCGGTCAGGCGGCGCGGCCGAGGTCGTGGTCGTGGACGAGACCCCGGCCAGGCTCACGGTCGCCGAAGCGCTCGGCATGAACGTGATGGCCGCGGACGACGATCCGGCGGTGGCGCTGAAGCGCCGCTGGCGGCACGGTCCGGGGGATCGCGGCGCCGATGTGGTGTTCCAGTGCCGCGGCCAGACTCGGGCGCTGGCGCTCGCCCTGCGGCTGCTGCGCCCGCAGGGCACACTGATCGACCTGGCCTTCTACACGCAGGGCGCGCAGGAGGTGCGGCTCGGTGAGGAGTTCCACCACAACGGGCTGACGGTGCGCTGCGCCCAGATCGGCCGGGTGCCGCGCGGGCTGGCGCACGCCTGGGACAGGGAGCGGCTCTCACACGAGACGATCGCCCTGCTCAGGCAGCACAGCGGAGTGCTACGCCGGCACCTGATCACTGACGTGGTCGGCTTTCACGAGGCCCCCGAGTTCCTCGCCGACCTCTCCACCGGCCGCCGCCAGACCATCCAGGCCGTGCTCAGCGACGACGTCGAGGAGGAGGGCGGCTGA
- a CDS encoding helical backbone metal receptor, with protein MDDLGMAVAVPETVRRIVSLVPSLTESVAATVPEALVGATDWCSHPADLDVTRVRGTKNPDLEAIKKLRPDVVLANAEENRPADLEALRAAGIAVWVTKIETLEEAFVSLERMFTYACRTDRPTWLDAAEAAWGEAAAEGRRRTAIIPIWRRPWMVVGRDTFTGDVLKHLGVDNLYAGHAERYPKIPLPELVECRADLVVLPDEPYAFSAADGPECFPGHSCALVSGRLLTWYGPSLVEAPERLRRDLGGG; from the coding sequence ATGGATGACCTCGGCATGGCCGTGGCGGTCCCGGAGACCGTGCGGCGGATCGTGTCCTTGGTGCCGTCGCTGACCGAGTCGGTGGCGGCGACCGTGCCGGAGGCGTTGGTGGGGGCGACCGACTGGTGCTCGCACCCGGCCGACCTCGACGTGACCAGGGTCCGGGGCACCAAGAACCCCGACCTGGAGGCGATCAAAAAGCTCAGGCCTGACGTGGTCCTGGCCAACGCCGAGGAGAACCGCCCGGCCGACCTCGAGGCGCTGCGTGCCGCGGGTATCGCCGTCTGGGTCACCAAGATCGAGACGTTGGAGGAGGCGTTCGTCTCGCTGGAGCGGATGTTCACGTACGCGTGCCGTACCGACCGCCCGACCTGGTTGGATGCGGCGGAGGCGGCGTGGGGGGAGGCAGCGGCGGAGGGTCGGAGGAGGACGGCGATCATCCCGATCTGGCGTCGGCCGTGGATGGTCGTCGGCCGCGACACCTTCACCGGGGACGTGCTGAAGCACCTCGGCGTCGACAACCTGTACGCGGGCCACGCCGAGCGCTACCCCAAGATCCCGCTCCCCGAGCTGGTGGAGTGCCGGGCCGACCTGGTGGTCCTGCCGGACGAGCCGTATGCGTTCTCGGCGGCGGACGGCCCGGAGTGTTTCCCCGGCCACAGCTGCGCCCTGGTGAGCGGGCGGCTGCTGACCTGGTACGGCCCCTCGCTGGTCGAGGCGCCCGAGCGGTTGCGGCGCGACCTGGGCGGCGGTTGA
- a CDS encoding ROK family transcriptional regulator → MLTAGQILQLIRNGSCRTRKELIEYTGLSRSTITDRVDRLIDAGYIHESGVGASGGGRPPSVLDVDATKRLMLVADLGATHVRAALTDLAARPLAEESTEMRIDRGPEAVLSWVRQAFQRMLDRHGRPAAEVCGIGLDLPGSVDHTNGRVIRSFLMPGWDDHPVGEAMGAAYDVPILVENDANAMALGEWWSSWRATDSLILIKVSTGIGTGIILNGQIYRGVEEAAGNIGHVRIRESDDRVCTCGSRGCVASLASGHALAADLGQEFSRDVVRLVQAGDPTAIARTQEAGRTLGVVLATAVSLLNPGVLVLAGDMAETREHYLTGIREIVYRRSLPYTTRNLEIVTSSLGDRAGIVGMAVIVMEHVLSPASVDAALADPVN, encoded by the coding sequence ATGCTGACGGCAGGGCAGATCCTCCAGCTCATCCGTAATGGCTCCTGCCGTACGCGCAAAGAACTCATCGAGTACACCGGTCTGTCCCGGTCGACGATCACCGACCGGGTCGACCGGCTCATCGACGCCGGATACATCCACGAGTCCGGCGTCGGCGCCTCCGGGGGCGGGCGACCGCCCTCGGTGCTCGACGTGGACGCGACCAAGCGGCTGATGCTGGTCGCCGACCTGGGAGCCACGCACGTCCGGGCGGCCCTGACCGACCTGGCCGCCCGGCCGCTGGCCGAGGAGAGCACCGAGATGCGCATCGACCGCGGGCCCGAGGCCGTGCTGTCGTGGGTGCGGCAGGCGTTCCAGCGCATGCTGGACCGGCACGGACGGCCCGCCGCGGAGGTGTGCGGCATCGGGCTGGACCTGCCGGGCTCGGTGGACCACACCAACGGGCGGGTGATCAGGTCGTTCCTCATGCCGGGGTGGGACGACCATCCGGTGGGCGAGGCCATGGGGGCGGCGTACGACGTGCCGATCCTGGTGGAGAACGACGCCAACGCGATGGCCCTGGGCGAGTGGTGGTCGTCCTGGCGGGCGACCGACTCGCTGATCCTCATCAAGGTCTCGACCGGGATCGGCACCGGCATCATCCTCAACGGGCAGATTTATCGCGGCGTCGAGGAGGCCGCCGGAAACATCGGTCACGTGCGCATTCGCGAGAGCGACGACCGGGTCTGCACCTGCGGCTCGCGCGGCTGCGTCGCCTCGCTGGCCAGCGGCCACGCCCTGGCCGCCGACCTGGGCCAGGAGTTCAGCCGGGACGTGGTCCGGCTCGTGCAGGCCGGCGACCCCACGGCCATCGCCCGCACCCAGGAGGCGGGGCGGACGCTGGGCGTCGTGCTGGCCACGGCGGTCAGCCTGCTCAACCCGGGGGTGCTGGTCCTGGCCGGGGACATGGCGGAGACCAGGGAGCACTACCTGACCGGGATCAGGGAGATCGTCTACCGCCGCAGCCTGCCGTACACGACCAGGAACCTGGAGATCGTCACCTCGTCACTGGGCGACCGGGCCGGGATCGTGGGCATGGCGGTCATCGTCATGGAACACGTGCTCTCCCCCGCCTCTGTGGACGCCGCCCTGGCCGACCCGGTGAACTGA
- a CDS encoding ABC transporter substrate-binding protein codes for MPKKVTAVLSVALLMAATLTACGDGGGEQPTAVNKITVWTEENLEDRMAVQKQIVTEFTQKTGIQVELVAMAEDQFSQSITAAAAAGDLPDVIGALPLSAVRELETNELLDTETPGKVVDQLGRDSFTPRALELNTSGGQLLAVPSDGWAQLILYRKDLFDKAGLQPPDTYEALQAAAQKLNTGGVAGITLAIAPKDSFTAQSFEHVAQANGCQLVDNSGNVALDSPACVRAFEFYANLAKNYSVKGKQDVDTTRATYFSGKAAMMIWSSFILDEMAGLRKDALPSCQECREDPEWLAKNTGVVTALEGPDGSAPAQYGEIVSWAITRDAAKDPAAKFVAYMMNEGYERWIGMAPEGKFPTRTNFAEQWNKLPAGVDSKKPLADIYPADVLEALRKSPETFARWGIPQGQGKLVGATMGELPVPKALSGVVDGSLTPQAAAAQAKTDVETIKRGIRQ; via the coding sequence ATGCCGAAGAAGGTAACCGCCGTCCTCTCCGTCGCACTGCTGATGGCCGCCACGCTGACGGCCTGCGGTGACGGCGGCGGCGAGCAGCCGACCGCGGTCAACAAGATCACGGTATGGACCGAGGAGAACCTCGAAGACCGGATGGCCGTGCAGAAGCAGATCGTCACCGAGTTCACCCAGAAGACCGGGATCCAGGTGGAGCTGGTCGCCATGGCCGAGGACCAGTTCAGCCAGTCCATCACGGCCGCCGCCGCGGCAGGCGACCTGCCGGACGTGATCGGCGCGCTGCCCCTGTCCGCCGTTCGCGAGCTGGAGACCAACGAGCTGCTCGACACCGAGACGCCGGGCAAGGTCGTCGACCAGCTCGGCCGGGACTCGTTCACCCCACGGGCCCTGGAACTCAACACCTCGGGAGGCCAGCTGCTCGCGGTGCCCAGCGACGGGTGGGCGCAGCTGATCCTCTACCGCAAGGATCTGTTCGACAAGGCCGGGCTGCAGCCGCCGGACACGTACGAGGCGCTGCAGGCGGCAGCCCAGAAGCTCAACACGGGCGGGGTCGCGGGCATCACGCTGGCGATCGCGCCGAAGGACTCGTTCACCGCGCAGAGCTTCGAGCACGTGGCGCAGGCGAACGGGTGCCAGCTGGTGGACAATTCCGGAAATGTCGCCCTGGACTCGCCGGCGTGCGTGCGGGCCTTCGAGTTCTACGCCAACCTGGCCAAGAACTACTCGGTCAAGGGCAAGCAGGACGTCGACACCACCCGGGCCACGTACTTCTCGGGCAAGGCGGCCATGATGATCTGGTCGTCGTTCATCCTGGACGAGATGGCGGGGCTGCGGAAGGACGCGCTGCCGAGCTGCCAGGAGTGCCGCGAGGATCCCGAATGGCTGGCCAAGAACACCGGCGTGGTGACCGCGCTGGAAGGGCCTGACGGGAGCGCGCCCGCGCAGTACGGCGAGATCGTCTCGTGGGCGATCACCCGTGACGCGGCCAAGGACCCGGCCGCCAAGTTCGTCGCGTACATGATGAACGAGGGCTACGAGCGGTGGATCGGCATGGCGCCCGAAGGCAAGTTCCCCACCCGGACCAACTTCGCCGAGCAGTGGAACAAGCTGCCCGCCGGGGTCGACTCCAAGAAGCCGCTGGCCGACATCTACCCGGCCGACGTGCTCGAGGCCCTGCGCAAGAGCCCCGAGACGTTCGCGCGCTGGGGCATCCCGCAGGGTCAGGGCAAGCTGGTCGGCGCCACCATGGGCGAGCTGCCGGTGCCCAAGGCGCTGAGCGGGGTCGTGGACGGCTCCCTCACCCCGCAGGCCGCCGCCGCCCAGGCCAAGACCGACGTGGAGACGATCAAGCGCGGGATCCGGCAGTGA
- a CDS encoding sugar phosphate isomerase/epimerase family protein, giving the protein MKLAVQEQLLPGRTLQEKFAFAVDAGFDAIELRGKGDFHFAGRLTELKRALADGVVMPTVCVDMPHFIGDFDPAKRKDAIQQLRSQLTVIAELGGIGVMTPASWGQFSLRLPPFEPPRSPEEDREVLAEALGILGEHAQRNGVLIMLEPLNRYENHMVNTLADAVSYCAMDSIRVVGDTYHMNIEEDDPCRALAEAAPYIAHMQISESNRNQPGTGHLDWGAQLATLDAFGYDGYLALECRLRGEPEIVLPQTAAFVRKFL; this is encoded by the coding sequence GTGAAGCTCGCCGTACAGGAGCAGCTTCTGCCCGGCCGCACGCTGCAGGAGAAGTTCGCGTTCGCGGTCGATGCCGGGTTCGACGCCATCGAGCTGCGCGGGAAGGGGGATTTCCACTTCGCGGGGCGGCTCACCGAGCTCAAGCGGGCCCTGGCGGACGGCGTGGTCATGCCGACGGTCTGCGTGGACATGCCGCACTTCATCGGCGACTTCGACCCGGCCAAGCGCAAGGACGCGATCCAGCAGCTCCGCTCCCAGCTCACGGTGATCGCTGAGCTCGGCGGCATCGGCGTCATGACGCCGGCCTCGTGGGGGCAGTTCTCCCTGCGGCTGCCGCCGTTCGAGCCGCCGCGCAGTCCCGAGGAGGACCGCGAGGTGCTGGCTGAGGCGCTGGGCATCCTGGGCGAGCACGCACAGCGCAACGGCGTGCTGATCATGCTGGAGCCGCTCAACCGGTACGAGAACCACATGGTCAACACGCTGGCCGACGCGGTCTCCTACTGCGCCATGGACTCGATCAGGGTCGTCGGCGACACGTACCACATGAACATCGAGGAGGACGACCCCTGCCGCGCGCTGGCCGAGGCCGCCCCCTACATCGCGCACATGCAGATCAGCGAGTCCAACAGGAACCAGCCGGGCACCGGTCACCTCGACTGGGGCGCGCAACTGGCCACGCTGGACGCCTTCGGCTATGACGGCTACCTGGCGCTCGAATGCCGCCTGCGCGGCGAGCCGGAAATCGTCCTGCCCCAGACCGCTGCCTTCGTCAGGAAGTTCCTCTGA
- a CDS encoding carbohydrate ABC transporter permease codes for MSRDSFERILFRYLKPLVILVLFVVTAFPFFYMVMLSVRDIQELILDPGSLWPSSFTLDTYVNVLTRQGFLTFMRNSAIIAVASVAFTLLISIPGAYAVARLRFFGRRQVHFLFLAVYLFPAIVLAIPLFVLFTMLGLRGSLVGLILVYIAQTVPVTVYMLRNYFETVPQSVEEAAAIDGCTRLSTIWRVVLPLSKPALMATGLYAFMIAWNEFLFALLFLVERRDSWTVSLGLSQLAGSIEIPTTVLMAGSVVLTLPIVIVFFASERLLTEGLTAGAEKG; via the coding sequence ATGAGCAGGGATAGCTTCGAACGGATCCTCTTCAGGTATCTGAAGCCGCTGGTGATCCTGGTGCTCTTCGTGGTCACCGCGTTCCCGTTCTTCTACATGGTGATGTTGTCGGTCCGCGACATCCAGGAGCTCATCCTGGATCCCGGCTCGCTCTGGCCGAGCAGCTTCACCCTCGACACCTACGTGAACGTCCTGACCAGGCAGGGCTTCCTGACGTTCATGAGGAACAGCGCGATCATCGCGGTCGCGTCGGTGGCGTTCACGCTGCTGATCTCGATCCCGGGCGCGTACGCGGTGGCGCGGCTGCGTTTCTTCGGGCGGCGGCAGGTGCACTTCCTCTTCCTGGCGGTGTACCTGTTCCCGGCGATCGTGCTGGCCATCCCGCTGTTCGTGCTCTTCACGATGCTCGGGCTCCGGGGATCCCTGGTCGGACTGATCCTCGTGTATATCGCGCAAACCGTGCCAGTCACGGTATACATGCTCCGCAACTACTTCGAGACCGTGCCGCAGAGCGTGGAGGAAGCGGCCGCGATCGACGGGTGCACGAGACTGTCGACCATCTGGCGGGTGGTGCTGCCACTCTCCAAGCCCGCGCTGATGGCCACCGGCCTCTACGCCTTCATGATCGCGTGGAACGAGTTCCTGTTCGCCCTGCTCTTCCTGGTGGAGCGGCGGGACAGCTGGACCGTTTCCCTAGGGCTTTCACAGCTCGCGGGAAGCATCGAGATCCCGACGACGGTCCTGATGGCCGGGTCGGTGGTGCTCACGCTACCGATCGTGATCGTCTTCTTCGCCAGCGAACGACTGCTGACGGAGGGGCTCACGGCGGGAGCCGAGAAGGGATGA